One region of Quercus lobata isolate SW786 chromosome 2, ValleyOak3.0 Primary Assembly, whole genome shotgun sequence genomic DNA includes:
- the LOC115977085 gene encoding umecyanin-like — translation MARGMGLCCCFIVVVVALLKGATAAQTYSVGDSFGWKVPPNSSYYTVWASKRTFNRSTGLGRILLEFHIYKLAEYDNCTKDPGEVLNSSGPGLIVPLGTSGSFYFYCTVDDHCGSGQKFAINALTNGSEPPSPNSASSFAIGAFVAAVVSTIVITVLIYD, via the exons ATGGCCAGGGGCATGGGTTTGTGCTGTTGTTTCATCGTTGTAGTGGTGGCTTTACTAAAGGGTGCAACTGCTGCACAAACATATTCGGTTGGAGATAGCTTCGGCTGGAAAGTTCCTCCAAATAGCTCCTATTACACCGTATGGGCTAGCAAAAGGACTTTCAAT CGTTCAACTGGACTGGGTCGCATACTGTTGGAATTTCACATATACAAGCTAGCTGAATATGATAATTGCACAAAAGACCCTGGAGAAGTACTAAATAGCTCAGGTCCAGGATTAATTGTACCTCTAGGCACAAGTGGTTCTTTCTATTTCTACTGCACCGTTGATGACCACTGTGGAAGTGGCCAGAAGTTCGCTATCAACGCTCTAACTAATGGCTCTGAACCTCCTAGTCCTAACTCTGCTTCCTCTTTCGCTATTGGTGCCTTTGTTGCAGCAGTTGTCTCCACTATAGTGATAACGGTCTTGATTTACGACTAA
- the LOC115977084 gene encoding cucumber peeling cupredoxin-like, translated as MASRVGLIGCLIVVVALLNGATTQVTAAVEYQVGDSLGWTVPPNSSYYTNWASSKTFFVGDALIFNATSGTHTVAIVSEAEYNACTKVSSVFQVQPCCPFRYTPESTGTKYIICTVSNHCEQGQKFSFTVESQNFTVESPAGSPTESPSSSASSLTVGALYAVLTTTVISFLTFF; from the exons ATGGCTAGCCGCGTGGGTTTGATCGGGTGCTTGATCGTTGTGGTGGCTTTGCTAAATGGTGCAACCACTCAAGTTACGGCTGCAGTTGAATATCAAGTCGGAGACAGCTTGGGCTGGACTGTTCCCCCAAATTCCTCCTATTACACCAATTGGGCTAGCTCAAAAACATTCTTTGTTGGCGACGCATTGA TATTCAATGCTACAAGCGGGACACACACTGTGGCTATTGTATCAGAAGCTGAATATAATGCCTGCACAAAGGTATCATCTGTTTTCCAAGTTCAACCTTGTTGCCCATTTCGATACACTCCTGAATCCACCGGTACTAAGTATATCATCTGCACCGTAAGTAACCACTGTGAACAAGGCCAAAAGTTTTCTTTCACGGTTGAATCACAAAACTTCACTGTTGAATCGCCCGCTGGATCACCAACTGAATCGCCGTCCAGCTCCGCTTCATCTCTAACAGTTGGTGCCTTATATGCAGTGCTCACCACAACAGTCATTTCTTTCTTGACTTTCTTCTAA